ACATGAAAATGTTTGCGGTAAAAAAAAGCAATTACATACAAATGTGTCATGAATCAGCTGCAGTTGTGGACAGTGTACCTGTGCGGATTGCACTTGATTAACCAACAATCAACACACATCATACATGCTCCACTGCTGTTTCCCGCTCTACGCCAAGGACTCGGCGATGTCCATGGAGAGGCAGTAGGCGAGAGACTGTATCGTGATCATGGGGTTCACACCAACGGCAGTCGGGAGGAGGCTGCCGTCGCAGACGTACAGGCCCTCGGCCTCCCAGCTCTCGCCTCTGCCGTCGACGGCGCCCTCCTTGGGGCTGGAGCCCATCCGGCAGCTGCCCATCTGGTGCGCCGAGCAGAGGAGCGCCCACGTGTCCGTGCCCGGCTGCATCGGGCCCCTCGCCACGGTCACCTCGTCCAGGAACGCCTCCAGGTCCTTGTCCTGCACGCCCTTGCACCGCAGCCGCAGCCCGTCGCTGCGGTGCGTGCCCACCTCGGCCGCGCCGGAGGCCACCATGATGCGCAGGGCGCGGCGCAGGCCGTCTCGGAGCTCCTCGATGTCGCCGCGGCTCGGGCTGTAGTGCACGCGGCCCTCGCCGTACACGCTCCCCGCGGCGTGGTCGCGGACCAGCGCGAACGCGTGCGCGGTGCGCGTGTACCGGCGCATCCTCTCCTTCATGTCGCGGCCCGATTCCCACGGGACCAACGAGGCGAAGGCCCCCGGCCCCAGTGCCGGCGTCTCGATGATGGTGCGCTCAGTGACGCGGTGCATGCTCGTGATGATGCCGCCCTCGTAGCACTTGCCGGTGAGCTGGGGCTCCTGGTTCGTGTCCGGGAAGTACCCCCACGCCATGGACACCGGGTGGAGGTGCAGGTTCCGGCCGACGTGCCGGTTTCTGAGCCCGCTGTTACGGAGCAGCGGCGGCGTCATGAGCGCCCCGCACGCCGAGATGGACACCTTGGCCTCGATGCGCAGCTTCTTGGTGATGCCGTTGCTCATGCACGTCGCCACCAGGCCGACGCATTTCTTGCTCCGGCCGTTCTTGCCGCTATTGTTCTGGAAGATGAGGCGCTCGGCCTTGCACCCGGCCAGGATCACCGCGCCGTGCTCGACGGCGTCGACGAGCCACGTCGTGTCGGTGCCGCGCTTGTCGCCGGTTGGGCACCCCAGGTAGCAGCTCCCGCAGTGGTGGCCCTCTGACGAGTTGCGCGGCACGCGGTCAACAGGCAGCCCGAGCGCCTCGCACCCGCGGCGCACCACCTTGTTCTGGAACCCTTCCTCCCGACACCCGTCGGTCACGGCGAGCCGGGCGCACACGGCGTCCATGGCCTGCACGTAGGCCGCGCTCCCGAACACGGGGAGCCCGTGATCGCGCGACCACTCCTGCAGGATCTCCCGTGGCGTGCGGATGCTGGCGGACCAGTTcaccgccgagccgccgccgacgGTGGTGCCGGCGTACAAGACGGTCGTCACGTTGGACGTGCAGAAGATGCCTCCCTGCTCGTAGAGGCGCTCCATCGACGGGCCCTCGACTGAGCTGTAATCATCGGGGGTGAAGTAGTCTCCCTTCTCGACGACAAGCACCTTGTGCCCCGCGGACGCGAGCACCGCGGCGGCCACGCCACCGCCGCAGCCTGAACCGACGATGGCGACATCGCATTCCACCGCGTGATAATCGCCCGACGTGGCCGGCTTTACCGCGAGGCCCTTCTCCGCGAGTGATGTGAGCAGGGCGGCGTCGTCCAGCTCCCTGGTCTCCACGACGCCGCTGTCCAGAGGCCGCAGGGTAGTCGCTTCCGTCGGATGTTTCTTTCGTTGCTCTTTCACGTTCGGCACGCTGAACCCTGTTGCTTTCCAGCATGGGTTCTCAGAGTTTTCGACCACCTGCACGTTGGAAGCAGAGATAAATGTTTGATGAAACTAAAATGGTGAAGTTTTCACAAGAGGCCCGCTTCGCGACAACCCCTGCTAAACGTACAAAGGGGACTTTTTGCAAATCATGCTCACTTTCGTATCTATGATGGGTGGCCCGCCGTGTACGTATACCTTGTATCGGGAGTAGTGTCAAACAAACCGGCGCACACCCCCTCCATCCGGTCTGGCccatttagagcatctccaacagcagcaCAAAAGTTTTGCGCCTTAAGATAGTTTTAGCGCATCACTGTAGCATTTTTAGTGCGCCGGACCCAACATTGCTTTATCAAATGTTCAAAAACGCGCGTTTAAAAAAACACGCAGTGTAAATTATGAAGCGCGCAATCTGGCGCCTCAAATTTGCAGCATGCGATAGCGTTTTTCAGCCCGCGCGCACTATTTTATAACTTCTGTTGAAGCTGTCCGGCGCCAAAAAATCCAAATTTTAGCGCGCGGAGCAGTTTTTTGACGCatgttagagatgctcttagaaaAAATGAACTCTCGACCTTTTGGTTTACGCCCGCTGTAACCAAATGGGACAACTCACTTGATCTGCCTAGCTATTCTTTTATtcttcttgtttgcatcatctcaatttaattttcttccttttttggttttgtttggcctttttcttcggttttattcttttctagttttctttatttcttcttctttttctcttttctttttcgttAGCTTAAATTTGTGTTTTTTTAAATCTACGAACCTTTTTTTCGATGAATTAATGTCTTTTAGTTTCACAAAATTttatcaaattcatgatttttggtcaaaaccatgattttttttcaaattgatgattttttttcaatttcatgaacttttatcaaatttatgatttttttgtcaaattcatgaacaattGATGATTTTTTAAATTTCACGGACTTTTCTGTCACATCCGTGTATTTTTTTCAAAGCGATGAACTTATCTTTAAtctataaacattttttgaatttttaaaacTAGAAACCATGTAACGAGACTACCCTATTATATAGCCAAGATTTATGCCTCCTTCCATATAagatgaggtgggactaaaaccaCGAACGGTACAGTCTACTGCCTACAGACACGTACATGCAGGCTGCAACAAAAATCTTAAAACAAGTTTATGCCTTACGTACAAGTGATCAGCTTGGTCCATGGAATTGACGCCCCTGCTGCATGCGCGCTGGTCgctatatgtggatgaaatattcCAACACCAACACGAAAAACCACAAATTTGGTTTTTTCGATTTTGGTATCAGTTAAATCTTCGGTTTCTCGGTTTTTTGTCCACCCCTAGCTCCAAGGAGGGAAAAAGTTTGCGAAatggaaaaatgttcatcgatttttAAAAAGTTAACaaatttttcaaaaaagttcatgaaattagaaaaagttcattgattctaAAAGAGGTTGAGGAATttgatgaaaaaaaatcatgaattaaatACTTTATTCATAGGAGGTTGCCTGACTAGGCCGGTCCTTTGTCGCACAcggaaacaagaaaaagaaaaaaatacaatATTAAATACATGTTTAAATTATGATTTTAGATATTATTTTTCTTCAAACCTGACATGGGTGCCTACCATGAGCAATGCCCACCTGCTAGCAAAATTTGAGGTCATTTCATGAATGTCCAAAAAAACACCTTGTTCAGTGGTGGGTGTTCCGTGGGCCAGAAGACTCCGTCAAGAGCACATTGTTTCTCGACATCTTTAAAATAACCCTAATTTTTTAATGGCCTTGTATGACCGATTTTAGGCACCATGTCAAGTTGTTTTGGTTTTTAATAAATTTTGCATTTTCTGAAGTTTTCTCAGTCAAAAAAGAAGATAAATGGTGGACATGTCGCAACTTGCATCGGTGTTGAAAATCGTTCAAATCTGGGATGGATGCCTATCATGAGCATGCCCACATGCTTGCAAAAGTTGGGTAGGCCAGAAGGGTCTATTTGAAACCACATTTTTTTTTGACATCTGTCAaatggcctcataaaaatttcacaacttatatgaccaattcaaggcactaTACCAAGTTATTCGAGTTTTCGACAATtctgcattttctggagtttttcTTGGTGAAAAATGGCCGATAAATGGCAGAAAGTGACGCAACTTGTATACGATGTCGGAATTCGTTCAAACCTGCATGGATGCCTCATATGTCAGTGCCAAGCTGCTGGAAGAAGTTGAGGCCATTTATCCATAGTCCAAAACACCATCAGTTCACATGAGTGTGCTAGACTAGGCCAAACAGGTGCATCTGTGAGCATGTAGTTTgaaagtttatttattttaaatattgGTCACTAAACCCATTAAGCTACGCGTGAAGAGCGACCAACCAACTATGCCATGTGACACAAGCTGGTTGGCCGCGGTGAAAAATCTTTTGGAATCTTTTTTAGATGAAGGTGTCGATTACTTTTTgaatgtatttttttctttttagatggaggtgaggatctctggtattttttaaatggagggttatgcaaagtggcactcgctggtaggctacagtggtaattttttttccttttttacttcTTTTATTAGATGAAGGTGAAGATTTTTTTCTTAGATGTTTTTGTAGACAGAGGCGAGGACTCTATATATGTTTTTTAAATGAAAATATTCGCGCAACTTCCTCTCAAGCGGCGCCATAGGACGGCACCCCAACCACTAGTTATCaatcaacatgaacatttccttATATCCTAACAATTTCTTGAAATTTGTCAACATTTTTGTAATTTCAAATTGTGTATGGAAATTTTACAAACTTGAACACTTTTTCAAACTATGACAAATTCCCTATAATTTATGTTGAACCCTAATTGTAGACCACATACCTTTTCAAAATTTATTAACTTTTCTTTAAAATGCAAACATTTCTTAATTGTAGACCACGTACCTTTTCAAATTCCAATATATTTTATAAAATTGTAAACATATTTGAAAATAATAACATTTTTAGTATTATAAAAACAAAGAAATGGAAAAGAAAAAATCTTAGGCCTTGGCCCACCTAAGCGACCGCATCGCTCCCGTCGAGCCCCTGTTGGCCCAAGcgttcacatatttgaaaaaaaatcatcaattttgaaaaataatgttcacgaatttgaaaaataatTGCGGGCTTTAAAAGAGTGTTCGTAAGTGTTGAAACGAGTACGTGGATTTGAAAACTGTGCTCACAAAGTTAAgaaatttttcatgaatttaaaaagttcatagatttcTGAAAAGGTTTgtgtttaaaaatattcatgaattttgaaaaataaaagaaactgaAAAAGGAAAACAAAGCGAAAATAAAACTTTTggagaaaaagcaaaaaaaaaaagctGAAGTTAGTTAGTGTTATATTTGAAGAGGAAAAAAGAAAGGTAACTAGACATGATAAGAAAGTAGTCTAGTTGGTTACCACGGTTGTACCAAGCATACATGTGCTGGTTTAAAATCTCGTCAGGCACAAAGAGGAGAAAAGGTGTAAAATTGGCCGACCCAGGGTGGTACGTACACAGGCCGTGTATCCCACTCAGTCCGGGCGATCTACTTTTACAAAAGTTCTTCACTTGTTAAACTAACTTTTTTTATCTATAGATTGTTGTGATCGGTTGTTTTTTGATTTTATCTGTGTTGGTTTGTGTTTTAATTTTGTATTGGTGGTGTTGTTTTGTTCATATATCATGTTGGGTTGATGTTGGAGTTATTTGATGTGTGGTTGTGAAGTCTTTGCATATTTTGGCCTTGTTGTCAGCCCGGTGGTGATTGTGTGAACCCTTTGGAAGTTCTTATTTCACGCTAAACCTATAGAATTGCTACTCTGACGCTCACATGGGTCAGCACATGAAGCTCTTGCTCACTCAGCTTCGCTCACTGCTCCTCACTCGTTTAGTTTTTTTATTCACCCCACTTCTAGCTTAGAAAAAAATTCCTGTCTTTTTAATTTAAAAATATTAGTTAAATTAAATGAAGTTTAAGGAACTTTAAAAATATCATGACTTTTAAAAACAATGAATTTCAGAAACTTTCATGAATTTAAAATATAGTCATGGTTTCAAAAATGtttgcaaaataaaaagttttcaATTTTAAAAACGTTCAAAAACTTTAATTGACCATGAACTTTAAAAATATCCACAAATTGATTAAATATTAAAGAATTTGGAAAACAATATGTTTATGTTTTTTAAAGTACACAAATTTTAATAAGTGCTCATGAATTAAAAcgtgaaaaaataaaataaaaagagagaaaaaaaacactGCACACTGACGCGTAGGGCCCCGGTGACCCCCACGACCCTCGAAGCACCATAGCGCTTCAATTTGAGGGAGCTTAGTATCTTTATAAAATTGTAAACATATTTGAAAATAATAACATTTTTTGGTATTATAAACAATGTTTACAATTTTAAATAGGTTTAAAAAATAAATTTCAAAAGTGGGGAAAATGGATTGacgaaaaaagaaaataaaaacaaagaaaTGGAAAAGAACAAAGCTTAGGCCTTGGCCCACCTAGGCGACCGCATCCCTCCCGTCGAGCCCCTGTTGGCCCAAGcgttcacatatttgaaaaaaattcatcaatttagaaaaataatgttcacaaatttgaaaatataTTGTGGGCTTTAAAAGAGTGTTCGTAAGTGTTGAAACGAGTACGTGGATTTGAAAACTGTGCTCACAGAGTTAAGAAaattttcatgaatttaaaaagttcatagatttatGAAAAGGTTTatgtttaaaaatattcatgagttttgaaaaataaaagaaactgaaaaaggaaaacaaagagaaaataaa
This DNA window, taken from Triticum aestivum cultivar Chinese Spring chromosome 1D, IWGSC CS RefSeq v2.1, whole genome shotgun sequence, encodes the following:
- the LOC123181026 gene encoding long-chain-alcohol oxidase FAO1, with protein sequence MAAPEGEEKAPTGHPLLRVLRRDKYTHGLYPAQMEALRAMCGALIPSLPPEEALDGRRDTPRDKDLERFYLASGADSTIPDEVAELAFTRCVWEAGVLVHVTLWLLCTRLGTLALCGRLCVSGEFPYVRRFADMPVGRREEALRRWTKARWLILVKIAFAIVKSLCFNVFYTKVVENSENPCWKATGFSVPNVKEQRKKHPTEATTLRPLDSGVVETRELDDAALLTSLAEKGLAVKPATSGDYHAVECDVAIVGSGCGGGVAAAVLASAGHKVLVVEKGDYFTPDDYSSVEGPSMERLYEQGGIFCTSNVTTVLYAGTTVGGGSAVNWSASIRTPREILQEWSRDHGLPVFGSAAYVQAMDAVCARLAVTDGCREEGFQNKVVRRGCEALGLPVDRVPRNSSEGHHCGSCYLGCPTGDKRGTDTTWLVDAVEHGAVILAGCKAERLIFQNNSGKNGRSKKCVGLVATCMSNGITKKLRIEAKVSISACGALMTPPLLRNSGLRNRHVGRNLHLHPVSMAWGYFPDTNQEPQLTGKCYEGGIITSMHRVTERTIIETPALGPGAFASLVPWESGRDMKERMRRYTRTAHAFALVRDHAAGSVYGEGRVHYSPSRGDIEELRDGLRRALRIMVASGAAEVGTHRSDGLRLRCKGVQDKDLEAFLDEVTVARGPMQPGTDTWALLCSAHQMGSCRMGSSPKEGAVDGRGESWEAEGLYVCDGSLLPTAVGVNPMITIQSLAYCLSMDIAESLA